From Bradyrhizobium erythrophlei:
CGGCTGACCAAGCTCAAGGACACCTGCGTCACCGGCGCCGGCTGGGAGTTCTTCAGTCCGCTGGCGTGGCTGTGGCTCAACAACCGCTCCGGGCCGACCGCCAACAAGAAGGTGCGCCAGGCGATCATGTACGCCATCGATCGCAACTTCGCCAAGGACGTGATCTGGAATGGGCTCGGCAAGGTGGCCACCGGCCCATCAGCCTCCTCGATCAAGTTCTATACCGACGACGTGCCGAAATACGATTACGACCCGGCCAAGGCCAAGGCGCTGCTGAAGGAAGCCGGCTACAATGGCGAAAAAATCCGCCTGCTGCCGCTTGCCTATGGCGAGACCTGGCAGCGCTGGGGCGAAGCCGTGAAGCAGAACCTGCAGGACGTCGGCATGAACATCGAGACCATCGCCACCGATGTGCCCGGGGGCAACCAGAAGATCGGCGACTGGGATTACGATATCGCCTTCACCTATCTCTACCAGTACGGCGATCCCGCGCTCGGCGTCGGGCGCAACTACGTCTCGAGCGCGATCGCCAAGGGCCAGATCTTCAACAATGTCGAGGGCTACTCCAACCCCGAGATCGATAAACTGTTCGCCGACGGCGCGGTCGCCACGCCGGATTCCAAGCGCCAGGAGATCTACGAGAAGGCGCAGAAGATCCTGGTGGAAGACGTGCCGGTGGCGTGGATGCTCGAACTGCAGTTTCCGACCATTACCCGTTGCAAGATCAAGAATCTGATCACCACAGGCATCGGCGTCAATGACGGCTTCCGGGACGCCTGGATCGACAAGTGAGCGCGTGCGACATTGCGGCGGCGATGCTATGCCTGGCACCGGTTCCCCTTCACCTCTCCCCGCCGGGGAGAGGTAGCACAGCGAACGTCGCAACATGACCGCCCGTATCGACGCACGCTTCGCGGTATTGAAAGCTGTTTGATGCTGTCATTTGTTGCCCAGCGGACGGTCAAGGGCGCGATCGTCCTGCTTGCGATCATCGTCCTCAATTTCTTTCTGATCCGGCTTGCGCCCGGCGATCCGGCCGTCGTCATGGCCGGCGAGGCCGGCGCCAGCGACAAGGTTTTCGTCGCCCAGCTGCGTGAAAAATTCGGTCTCGACAAGCCGCTTCCGGAGCAATTGTTTCTGTACGTCAAGGGCATCCTCTCGCTCGATCTCGGCTTTTCGTTTCGCCAGCAGGCGCCGGTCTCCAGGCTGATCATGGATCGATTGCCGGCGACGTTGCTGCTGACGATGTCGGCGTTCGCGATCTCGCTGGTGTTCGGCATTTTCTTCGGTGTGCTGGCGGCGCGCTGGGCGGGAACCTGGGCGGATACCGCGATCACGGTGGCGGCACTGCTCTTCTATGCCACGCCGATCTTCTGGATCGCGCTGATGGCGATCCTGCTGTTCTCGGTGGAAATGGATTGGCTGCCGAGCTTCGGCTACGAAACGGTCGGCGCCAATTATACCGGCCTTGCGCATGCGCTCGACGTCGGCGCGCATCTGATCATGCCGGCCATGACGATCGGCCTGTTTTTCATGGCGACCTACACGCGGATGACACGGGCCTCGATGCTGGAAGTCAAGCGGCTCGATTTCGTCAAGACCGCCCGCGCCAAGGGGCTCAGCGACGGCGTGATCCAGCGCCGCCACGTGCTGCGCAACGCGCTCTTGCCGGTGGTGACCATGGCCGGCCTGCATTCCGGCACCCTGATCGGCGGCGCGGTGCTGACCGAAACGGTATTCGCCTGGCCCGGGATCGGCCGCCTGATGTACGAGGCGCTGCTTCAGCGCGATTACAATCTGCTGCTCGGGGTGTTCGTGGTGTGCTCGGCGATGGTGCTGATCCTCAATCTCGTTACTGATCTGGTCTACCGCATGGTCGATCCGCGCATCGAATTTTCCGCATGAAGCCGTTCGCCAGACAGATGCTCCGCAATCCCAGCGGGCTGGTCGGCCTGATCATCCTTACGATCGCGGTCGCGGTTGCCGTGCTCGGGCCGCTGATCTTTCCGAATTCACCGTGGCGCATGGTGCAACGGCCGTTTCTGCCGCCGTTCGCGCTATCGAGCGTGCCGCTCGGTACCGATGCGCTGGGGCGCGACGTCTTTGCCGGCATCATCTTCGGCGCGCGGGTCTCGCTGCTGGTCGGCCTCGTCTCCACCCTGGCCGCACTTGCGGTCGGAATCCCGCTTGGCGCCATCGCCGGTTATTTCGGCGGCCGCACCGACGACGCGCTGATGCGTTTCACCGAGTTCTTCCAGACCATTCCGAGCTTCGCGCTGGCCATCGTGCTGGTGGCGATCCTGCAGCCCTCGATCTATTCGATCGTCGCCTCCATCGCCATCGTCAGCTGGCCGCCGGTGGCGCGGCTGGTGCGCGGCGAGGTTCTCTCCCTGCGCAGCCGCGAATACGTGCAGGCCGCCATCGTGACCGGTCAAACCGACGGCTGGATCATCTGGCGCGAAATCCTGCCCAACGCGCTTTCGCCGGTCATCGTGCTGGCCTCGCTGATGGTTGCGACCGCGATCCTGCTGGAGTCCTCGCTGTCGTTCCTCGGTCTCGGCGACCCCAATCTGATCTCGTGGGGCTATATGGTCGGCGCGGGGCGCACCGTGATCCGGCAGGCGTGGTGGATCACGGTGTTTCCTGGTCTCGCCATCCTGCTTTCCGTGCTTGGCCTCAATCTCGTCGGCGAAGGCCTCAACGACGCGCTCAATCCGCGGCTTGCAAGGGATGGGCGCTGAGCATGCCGGCCGATCCCGCAGTCAGGATCAGGGACCTCAAGATTGCGCTGCCGCAAGGCGGCGAGCGCGCGCACGCCGTCGACGGCGTTTCGTTCGATCTTCTGGCGGGTGAAATCGTTTGCGTGGTCGGCGAATCCGGCTCGGGCAAATCGATGTGCGCGCATGCGCTGATGGGACTGCTGCCGGCCAGCGTCACGACCGAGACCGGCGAGATCATCTTCGAAGGCAACAATCTGCTTTCGCTCGACGAAAACGGCTGGCGGGATTTGCGCGGACGCCGGATCGCCATGGTGTTCCAGGAGCCAATGACGGCGCTCAATCCGTTGATGCGGATCGGCGAGCAGATGATGGAGATGTTCGAGGCCCATGGCCTGGGGTCGCTGGGCGAACGCAGGAAGAAGGCCCTGGAGCTCGCGCGCGAAGTCGGCCTGCCGGACCCAGCCGGAATCGTGCGCGCGTATCCGCACCAATTGTCCGGCGGCCAGCGCCAGCGCGCGATGATTGCGATGGCGCTGGCGCTGGAACCCGCGGTGCTGGTCGCGGACGAACCAACCACGGCGCTCGACGTCACCACCCAGGCGCAAATCCTCAAGCTGATCCGCGACCTGCAGCGCCGCCGCAACATGGCGGTGATGTTCATTACCCACGATTTCGGCGTGGTCGCCGACATTGCCGACCGCGTCGTGGTATTGCGGCACGGACAGGTGGTCGAGCAAGGCACCGCGCAGGAGGTGCTGACCACCCCCCGGCAGGCCTATACCAAAGCCCTGCTCGCCGCCGTGCCGTCGATGACGCCGCCGCCGCGCGCGCCGCTGGGTGATCGCCGCAAGGCGGTCGACGTGATCGGGCTCGACAAGACCTATGTCACGTCGGGCGGCTGGTTTCGGCCGGATCGTACGGTGCGCGCCGCGAACGAAGTCAATTTCTCGATTCTCAAGGGCGAGACGCTCGGACTGGTCGGCGAATCCGGATCCGGCAAATCGTCGGTGGCGCGGCTGGTGATGCGGTTGATCGAGGCCGACCGCGGCACGGTGCGGATCGGCGACATCGACCTGACCGAGCTGGAAGGCAAGTCGCTGCGCGATCAGCGCCGCCGCATCCAGATGATCTTTCAGGATCCGTTTGCCTCGCTCAATCCGCGCCGCAAGGTCGGACAAATCATCAGCGACGGCCCGATCGCGCATGGCGCCGACCCGAAGCTGGCGCGTCAGCGCGCCCGCGATCTCCTTGGACTGGTTGGTCTCGACGGTGGCGCCATCGAGCGCTACCCGCACGAATTCTCGGGCGGGCAACGGCAGCGCATCGGTATCGCCCGCGCGCTCGCGCTCGATCCGGAAATCCTGGTCGCCGACGAAGCCGTATCCGCGCTCGACGTCTCGGTGCAGGCCCAGGTCCTCGATCTGCTGGAAGACCTCAAAGCCCGGCTCGGGCTTTCGATGCTGTTCATTACCCACGATCTGCGGGTGGCGGCGCAGATCTGCGACCGCATCGCGGTGATGCAGCGCGGCTCGATCGTCGAGCTGCAGGCGACGGCGGCGTTGTTCGCAGCGCCCGAACATCCCTACACGAGGGAATTGCTCGCGGCCGTGCCCGGCCGGCCGAAGCAGCTTGCCGTGCCGGCTTAAGGATCAGATCTCCACCCGAAATCCCACCTCGATGACGGCGTCGTGGGGGATCTTGAAGAAATCGGGCGCCCGGCTCGCGATCCGGTTGAGGAACGAGAAGATCGCAAAGGAGACCGGGTCCATCGCCGATCCCGCCTCGCGGCGAACGATCGTCTCATGCGCGATATAATAGTTCCGGTGTTCGAGATCGGCGTCAAAGCCGAGCCTGTTGCAGTTGAGCAGGCTGAGCGGAATGTCCGGGGTTTGCATGAATCCCAGCCTGACCTGGATCTGGTAGAAGCCGTGACCGAGCCTTTGAAGCGAATGGCGTTCGTGAAACGGAACGCGCGGCCGGCGGTCGGACACGAACGTCAGCAGCACCACGGTCTGGTGCAACACCCTGTTGTGCCCGATATGGCGCAGCAGCATCGGCGAGGCGCCGTGCTCGACCTTGGTGAGCCATACCCCCAATCCCGGAGCCCGGCCGATCACCGCCTTGTCGGCATAATCGAGAAATTGCTTCAGCGGCATCGACATCTGGTGGAGACGATCCCGGACTTCCGACGAACCTTTGCGCCAGGACAGCATCAGGGTCGCGATCACAGCGCCGACGATGAGCGGAAACCAGCCGCCTTCGACGATCTTGATGGAGTTTGATACCAGGAAGGTGGCGTCGATCGCGCCGAAGACGGCGATGACCGGGATGGCGGCGCCGGGCGGCCATTGCCACCGCGACACCGCCACTCGGTAGAGCAGGATGGTGGTGATCAGCATGGTGCCCGACACCGCAATGCCGTAGGCGGCCGCGAGATTTTCCGACGATCGAAACAGCGCCACCGTCAACAATGTCCCGGTCATCAACAGCCAGTTGGCGGCAGGGACATAGATCTGGCCCGCCTCATCGACCGAAGTCGGAATGATCCGCGCCCGCGGCGACAGTCCCATCTGCATCGCCTGCCGGGTCAGCGAGAAGACGCCGGAGACCAGCGCCTGGGAGGCGATGATGGTGGCGAAGGTCGCCAGCACCAGCATCGGGACCAGCGCCCAGCCAGGTGCCAGTTTGTAGAATGGATTATCGCTGGCGGCGGGATCAGCAAGGATCAACGCGCCCTGTCCGAAATAATTCAGCAATAGCGCCGGCAGCACCAGCCCGAACCACGCCCGGCGGATCGCGGTGGCCCCGACATGGCCCATATCGGCGTACAGCGCTTCGCCTCCGGTCAGCGCCAGGAATACCGCGCCGATCACGACAAACGACACCTTGGGATCGGCGATCAGGAAATGCCCGGCCTCGACCGGATTGACCGCCTTCAGGATCGCGGGCGCCATCCAGATATTGATCGCGCCGAGACCGCCGATGACGACAAACCAGATCACCATGACCGGGCCGAACAGCTTGCCGATGCTCCCCGTCCCGTGTCGTTGGATCATGAACAGTCCGACCAGCACCGCGATCGTCGCCGGCAGGATGAATTTCTCGAATCCCGGCGTGACGAGCTTCAGGCCCTCCATGGCTGAAAGCACCGAGATCGCCGGCGTGATGACGCCGTCGCCGTACAGCAGGGAGGCGCCGATCACCCCAAGCAGAACGAGAACGGGCAGCCTTGCCCCCTTGGCAACCTGATCGGCCGCAACGAGCGAGAGCAGCGCCAGAATGCCGCCTTCGCCGTCATTGTCGGCGCGCAGGATGAACACCACGTATTTCAGCGAT
This genomic window contains:
- a CDS encoding ABC transporter permease; translation: MLSFVAQRTVKGAIVLLAIIVLNFFLIRLAPGDPAVVMAGEAGASDKVFVAQLREKFGLDKPLPEQLFLYVKGILSLDLGFSFRQQAPVSRLIMDRLPATLLLTMSAFAISLVFGIFFGVLAARWAGTWADTAITVAALLFYATPIFWIALMAILLFSVEMDWLPSFGYETVGANYTGLAHALDVGAHLIMPAMTIGLFFMATYTRMTRASMLEVKRLDFVKTARAKGLSDGVIQRRHVLRNALLPVVTMAGLHSGTLIGGAVLTETVFAWPGIGRLMYEALLQRDYNLLLGVFVVCSAMVLILNLVTDLVYRMVDPRIEFSA
- a CDS encoding ABC transporter ATP-binding protein — protein: MPADPAVRIRDLKIALPQGGERAHAVDGVSFDLLAGEIVCVVGESGSGKSMCAHALMGLLPASVTTETGEIIFEGNNLLSLDENGWRDLRGRRIAMVFQEPMTALNPLMRIGEQMMEMFEAHGLGSLGERRKKALELAREVGLPDPAGIVRAYPHQLSGGQRQRAMIAMALALEPAVLVADEPTTALDVTTQAQILKLIRDLQRRRNMAVMFITHDFGVVADIADRVVVLRHGQVVEQGTAQEVLTTPRQAYTKALLAAVPSMTPPPRAPLGDRRKAVDVIGLDKTYVTSGGWFRPDRTVRAANEVNFSILKGETLGLVGESGSGKSSVARLVMRLIEADRGTVRIGDIDLTELEGKSLRDQRRRIQMIFQDPFASLNPRRKVGQIISDGPIAHGADPKLARQRARDLLGLVGLDGGAIERYPHEFSGGQRQRIGIARALALDPEILVADEAVSALDVSVQAQVLDLLEDLKARLGLSMLFITHDLRVAAQICDRIAVMQRGSIVELQATAALFAAPEHPYTRELLAAVPGRPKQLAVPA
- a CDS encoding potassium transporter Kup — translated: MDLPSSAPVGGLVDRAVTGLGLRSSEAALDQAKYLHHAGSPWSLALAALGVVFGDIGTSPLYAFQVALTGLSHSPPVAADVVGVVSLILWALVMMVSLKYVVFILRADNDGEGGILALLSLVAADQVAKGARLPVLVLLGVIGASLLYGDGVITPAISVLSAMEGLKLVTPGFEKFILPATIAVLVGLFMIQRHGTGSIGKLFGPVMVIWFVVIGGLGAINIWMAPAILKAVNPVEAGHFLIADPKVSFVVIGAVFLALTGGEALYADMGHVGATAIRRAWFGLVLPALLLNYFGQGALILADPAASDNPFYKLAPGWALVPMLVLATFATIIASQALVSGVFSLTRQAMQMGLSPRARIIPTSVDEAGQIYVPAANWLLMTGTLLTVALFRSSENLAAAYGIAVSGTMLITTILLYRVAVSRWQWPPGAAIPVIAVFGAIDATFLVSNSIKIVEGGWFPLIVGAVIATLMLSWRKGSSEVRDRLHQMSMPLKQFLDYADKAVIGRAPGLGVWLTKVEHGASPMLLRHIGHNRVLHQTVVLLTFVSDRRPRVPFHERHSLQRLGHGFYQIQVRLGFMQTPDIPLSLLNCNRLGFDADLEHRNYYIAHETIVRREAGSAMDPVSFAIFSFLNRIASRAPDFFKIPHDAVIEVGFRVEI
- a CDS encoding ABC transporter permease, producing the protein MKPFARQMLRNPSGLVGLIILTIAVAVAVLGPLIFPNSPWRMVQRPFLPPFALSSVPLGTDALGRDVFAGIIFGARVSLLVGLVSTLAALAVGIPLGAIAGYFGGRTDDALMRFTEFFQTIPSFALAIVLVAILQPSIYSIVASIAIVSWPPVARLVRGEVLSLRSREYVQAAIVTGQTDGWIIWREILPNALSPVIVLASLMVATAILLESSLSFLGLGDPNLISWGYMVGAGRTVIRQAWWITVFPGLAILLSVLGLNLVGEGLNDALNPRLARDGR
- a CDS encoding ABC transporter substrate-binding protein, with the protein product MLKKIVLGLVLICATGAALAQEPKLGGVINAVIQPEPPSLMLAMIQNGPTQMVSGNIFEGLLRYSPKLEPLPGLAESWTVSDDAKVYTFKLKPGVTWHDGKPFTSADVLFSIEMLKETHARARNNLLQVEKVEAPDDLTVVFTLKQPFGPFLGIFEVGSMPMVPKHLYAGTDFKTNPYNNAPIGTGPFMFKEWQKGSFIHLVKNPNYHEKGKPYIDEIYWQIIPDAAARSVAFETGKVDVLPGGSVENFDVPRLTKLKDTCVTGAGWEFFSPLAWLWLNNRSGPTANKKVRQAIMYAIDRNFAKDVIWNGLGKVATGPSASSIKFYTDDVPKYDYDPAKAKALLKEAGYNGEKIRLLPLAYGETWQRWGEAVKQNLQDVGMNIETIATDVPGGNQKIGDWDYDIAFTYLYQYGDPALGVGRNYVSSAIAKGQIFNNVEGYSNPEIDKLFADGAVATPDSKRQEIYEKAQKILVEDVPVAWMLELQFPTITRCKIKNLITTGIGVNDGFRDAWIDK